A window of the Diorhabda carinulata isolate Delta chromosome 1, icDioCari1.1, whole genome shotgun sequence genome harbors these coding sequences:
- the LOC130896929 gene encoding uncharacterized protein LOC130896929 yields the protein MGDSMEEVKKRSLAGHVAIGFFVVAFVTIFVAFATPSWLVSDYRITGARLDRLGLWVHCFRSLQDPYHQDQAYKRFFVGCRWIYDPFTTGYDKIRGFLIPDFMIATQFFFTICFICILIAAIITLIYFLCCGPDQQHFIILIIINSWILLIGGITGGIAVIVFAALGNRNGWMPGHENNFFGWSFALACIGVIACLVASTLFFVDGHIQKKKKRRLTESQSRFEMEPEHKGW from the coding sequence gTAAAGAAGCGTTCTCTGGCTGGACATGTCGCCATAGGCTTTTTCGTAGTTGCTTTTGTAACAATATTTGTTGCCTTTGCCACTCCAAGCTGGCTAGTGTCAGACTACAGGATAACAGGTGCTCGATTAGATCGTTTGGGGTTATGGGTCCATTGTTTCAGATCACTGCAAGATCCATACCACCAAGATCAAGCATATAAACGTTTTTTTGTCGGCTGCAGGTGGATTTACGATCCCTTCACAACAGGATATGATAAAATACGAGGATTTCTAATACCCGATTTTATGATAGCCACTCAattcttttttacaatttgttttatatgCATTCTAATTGCAGCCATTATAACATTGATTTACTTTTTATGTTGTGGACCAGATCAACAACATTTCATAATACTCATAATAATCAACTCTTGGATTCTACTGATAGGAGGAATAACGGGGGGTATAGCGGTAATCGTATTTGCAGCATTGGGAAACAGAAATGGTTGGATGCCTGgccatgaaaataatttctttggcTGGTCATTTGCGTTGGCTTGTATTGGTGTAATTGCGTGTTTGGTAGCTTCGACGCTATTTTTTGTGGATGGtcatattcaaaaaaagaaaaaaagaagactTACAGAATCCCAAAGCAGGTTCGAAATGGAACCTGAACATAAAGGCTGGTaa
- the LOC130896922 gene encoding uncharacterized protein LOC130896922: MREDPKNNYPKASKHLVNGALLTYIGGMFLMIAFCSPYWVKSFDDTFSEFKHMGLWEYCFDGFRYPYYQFDHLFDGCHHVFSQEFYVIREWLLPVWLMTVQAFVTIAFLLSFGAQVVMAFQLVRWPLHFILQREYILSAINFVAVSVVTVFMFLAIAIFGASHVRRDWLMYPNFNYLCWSYGMACLSFFFHGFAAYFMYKEAYFSYERRRESKNLIMQMQPNPQHRLGWNVS; this comes from the exons ATGAGGGAAgatccaaaaaataattacccAAAGGCTTCAA AACATCTAGTTAATGGAGCTCTTCTTACATACATTGGAGGGATGTTTCTTATGATTGCTTTTTGTAG TCCATACTGGGTGAAATCATTTGATGACACATTCTCTGAATTCAAGCATATGGGTTTATGGGAATACTGCTTTGATGGTTTTCGCTATCCTTACTACCAATTTGATCATCTGTTTGATGGTTGTCATCATGTATTCAGTCAAGAATTTTATGTTATCAGGGAGTGGTTATTGCCTGTATGGTTGATGACAGTTCAAGCGTTTGTCACCATAGCATTTTTACTGAGCTTTGGTGCTCAAGTTGTTATGGCGTTTCAGTTAGTAAGATGGCCTCtgcattttattttacaaagaGAGTACATATTATCAGCGATTAATTTTGTGGCTGTATCAGTTGTGA cTGTATTTATGTTTTTGGCAATTGCTATATTTGGAGCATCACATGTCAGAAGAGATTGGCTAATGTATCCAAATTTCAACTACCTATGTTGGTCATATGGCATGGCATGTTTGTCTTTCTTTTTTCATGGTTTTGCTGCTTACTTCATGTACAAAGAAGCATATTTCAGTtatgaaagaagaagagaatCTAAAAATTTGATCATGCAGATGCAGCCAAATCCTCAGCATCGGTTGGGATGGAATGTTTCATAA